A genomic region of Bacillus sp. 2205SS5-2 contains the following coding sequences:
- a CDS encoding M14 family metallopeptidase, translating into MKVSVRRGDSLWYYGQLFYIPYELIKDSNSDVDPSSLQIGQELQIPGFTLQRYSVKRGDTFWKLASARNVNVDALLLLNQKQNPNSLPIGERINLPKRVISPIVEGKSAYDFQALRQNIDELKAVYPFVDIKEIGKSVQGLPLYELIIGKGNKKINFNGSFHANEWITTPIVMTFLNDYLLALTNSSNIRGISPLPLYLSTSLSIVPMVNPDGVNLVINGAPSADREKLVKINKGSNDFSKWKANIRGVDLNNQYPAKWELEKERKEEKAPAPRDFPGYKPLSEPESIAMEKLANTRKFDRMLAFHTQGEEFYWGYEGLEPQESEELADDFSRVSGYKSIRYVDSYAGYKDWFIKEFQKAGFTIELGRGINPLPLSQFNEIYQRVLGIMLVTLYK; encoded by the coding sequence ATGAAGGTGTCTGTTCGTCGAGGTGATTCACTATGGTACTATGGTCAACTTTTTTACATTCCATATGAATTAATTAAAGACTCAAATTCTGATGTTGATCCATCTTCATTGCAAATCGGTCAAGAATTACAAATACCAGGCTTTACCTTGCAACGGTATTCTGTAAAGCGAGGAGATACTTTTTGGAAACTAGCATCGGCACGGAATGTCAATGTAGATGCTTTGTTGCTATTAAATCAAAAGCAAAACCCAAATTCACTACCCATTGGGGAAAGAATAAACCTTCCGAAACGAGTAATTTCTCCAATTGTGGAGGGAAAAAGTGCATATGATTTTCAAGCGTTAAGACAAAATATCGATGAATTAAAAGCGGTGTATCCATTTGTAGATATTAAGGAAATTGGGAAAAGTGTACAAGGTTTACCTTTGTATGAATTAATCATAGGTAAAGGTAATAAAAAAATAAATTTCAACGGTTCTTTTCATGCAAATGAATGGATTACGACACCAATTGTTATGACTTTCTTGAATGACTATTTATTAGCGTTAACGAATAGTAGTAACATAAGAGGTATATCCCCACTCCCACTCTATTTATCTACGTCCCTATCCATTGTTCCAATGGTCAATCCGGATGGAGTTAATTTAGTTATAAATGGAGCACCTTCCGCGGATAGAGAAAAGTTAGTGAAAATCAATAAAGGCAGTAATGATTTTTCAAAATGGAAAGCTAATATAAGAGGAGTAGATTTAAATAATCAGTATCCCGCGAAATGGGAGCTAGAAAAAGAGCGTAAGGAAGAGAAAGCTCCAGCTCCACGTGATTTCCCAGGTTATAAACCGTTATCAGAACCTGAATCCATCGCAATGGAGAAACTGGCGAACACCCGAAAATTTGATAGAATGCTTGCTTTTCACACTCAGGGAGAAGAATTCTACTGGGGATATGAAGGGCTTGAACCGCAAGAATCTGAAGAACTTGCAGATGATTTTTCTCGGGTCAGTGGATATAAGTCCATTCGATATGTTGACAGTTATGCTGGGTATAAAGATTGGTTTATTAAGGAATTTCAGAAAGCAGGTTTTACGATTGAGTTAGGAAGAGGAATTAATCCATTACCTCTATCTCAATTTAATGAAATTTACCAACGAGTTCT